The Oxyura jamaicensis isolate SHBP4307 breed ruddy duck chromosome 9, BPBGC_Ojam_1.0, whole genome shotgun sequence genome includes the window AGTCTTCCGCTATTTCTCCCTGTAAATCACTGCCCTTGCCATTACGTTTTCCCCTTGTTTACAAAGACACTTTAACTGTGCGCTCTAAGCCtggaaggtttatttttaaacctgctGGTATCTTGCTGCAAATAACTTTCTGCAAATAGACACGCCTGGAGGGGACACAGTCTGATTCTCTGAtccaatgaaaaatacaaagcaacagaaaaaaagtaaaaagaaatgccaAGCGCTCAAACCTGGGCCTGCTGGAATGACTTCAGCCTCTTCTTGAAGCGGGATGGAAGAACAAAATCACAGCCCTTCGCGAGGAAAGCTAGCTCCCCGCCCAGGTCTGGGTCCCTCCGCAGAGAACGCTCCTTGATCATCATCCTGCTCAGCTCCTAAGCTGGTGGTGCCCTCTCCAGAAGAGGCACAGAGACTCTGTAGGAGACCACGTCAAACCCAGTAGGTTGCTTTcttggtttgggtttttaaaGGTAAGAAATGGCAAATGGCTTCCCGCAGAAGCATGCTAggtcttctctctctcttcagaAAGACAACATCTAGAGATCGTGTCTCGCTCCTGAAGCCAGACCTCCCTTTTTTAACTGATATTCAACGTATCCTTCAGTACCACCAGGATCTTCTGCCTTCTTGTAATACTTTAATTGAGAAACATGATCTACAACAGAATCTATTTCCCTGCTGGCTACATGACAGACAATCTGTCCTTGGCTTGTAATAGGCCAGGGGTAGCATGGGAAAGGAAGCACCCACCGCCACTACCAAGGTGCTAAAATTAGACGGGCTGCAGAAGGGGCTAAATATACCATCTTCCCCAATAGTTCCTACTTTATGTGCTTCAGTGCTGAAACATGAGGTGCAAACTTGCATCAGCCAGACGCAGCTAGAGCGAAGCCACACGCTCGCAGCCAAGACCCGCGCGCACACGATGCTGGTGGTTTGAGGTCCCTGCCTCTGAGGTGATGAAGCAGATCGGCACGAGCTCCGCTCTAGACCAAAGGCTGTAATTTTCAGGAAAcatcactttttccttcttgcctgGAAAAAGCAAATCAGCCGGTTTCTCCAACACCAAACAAGCACATAAGGATCATCTTGGATAATGAGCTCAGGCATTTAAAACGGCTCttaataaagtgttttttttaagacatcAAAACACGTCAtcctttttattccctttttccATAACTCTCACAAGACAAAGGCTGCTCCCCAAGCCAAATGCAGAGCAGTTCTCAGTAGACaatctgctctttttctgtgtGACCCTAAGCAAGCAGACTTCAAACTCTTGCTGTGACTTTGTCCTGGCCTGCTACAAGCGTGTTCTCCCTCACCTAACATGACAACAGTGCTGAACAGGGACTTACATCCAGTTCTCACCCCACAAGATGACGAACACACAGTCCTGCAGCCTGCTTTCCTTCCTTGGCTTTAATAGTCCTAGCTACTTTGCCAGGTTACTTTCGGAGCCCAGTAACAAAGAACATCATCTAAGTTCTAGccttgcttttattaaaatactgtatttgaaaTGGAAAGGTCTCACCGAGCCTCACCAACAGAACAGGATGAAAACTGGACCCCGTGTGCTCTGATGGTGCATTCTGTATAGCCAAGAAGAGCTCCACATGTTCTCAAAGCAGATCAAAATACTCCAGCAATAGCATAACTCTTTGTTGGTTTTAGAGCCAACGAGGCTGAAAAACTCAACTTGTATCAGTAGGCTTTGTTTCAACTACCTTCAGATGCCCACTTTAAGATAAAACAACTTTGTGCAAGCAGAGCTTGTATCTGTCCTGATTACAAAGTTAGCCCACGTGCCACAAACATCTCTCTACGTGTTTGGTGTTggttcttttaattatttaatttcaccgcttttcttttcttttcttttttttttttttggtcatttctGATTCCAAGATATTTTAAGATTCAGTTACTacttgaatttatttcagtaactacgaccaaacaaataaaagtcttttcttACCATTTGGGGTTAGAAAGTATGAGTAGTTGATGCTTGAAAAGAGCGCAGATGTGCATACAGCTTAACTGCCTGGTATTACTAGCATCTGATCAAAACTGCTTGTGATACACGTGGAGGAAATCTGATTCCCCAGAAAGTTTTCCATTATATTGTGAATGTGTTCTgagaaaatgtgattatttaACATCGGAGCTAAAGGCACTGTGATGTTACAGAAGACACTTCTTACAGTTAATTTCCCCACCCAAGGTCCTTGCGAAGCATGCAATTCTCTCTGTGAGACAAAGCACCCCGAACCAGGAAACAGCGTGATGAACGGGCAGGGTTGTGAAGCTGGCGGCTCAACCTTAACTTCATAGCATTATGAAGCAGCTTTAATTCCACTCAGAGCATTCTTCAGGCCACCCACTGAGGCATGCAACAGACATTTTGACGTCTAAAAGCAAGGTGCGAGGCCTCAGGACAATGCTGGGGAACAGCCTAAGCTGCAGACCCTCTGCTCCCCGAGGCGCAGCCCCTGCGCAGAGGCAGCTGTACCGCCCATCCCACCCAACAGGAGCCGCTCCACTACAAAGCCCAGGCTCGTTTTCTGCTAACGCAGCATCTCGTACAAAAGCACCAGGTGCGGTAGAAAGGAAGATTCAAACCATGCAATAGGAAGCggaggcaggggaagagaggaatAGGAAGCAGGACAGCTCCTTCTGGCtcactgcagctcagcaggCCTTTGACACGGGACGCCCATTGAAAGGCCCTAAAGAAGAGGCCTCTTTTAGCATGGAACCCTTGCTGTGATTCCTGCTCCCAAAATTATTCACAAACTTCACCCAAcggttattaaaataaaatgcatgggCAGGACTTGGAGCAGAGACTTGCACTACCCAAACCTGAGTCTGAAAGCAGAACGAGTGTGTGAGCTTCTTACAGGCTTTTCTAGGGTACTTGTACCGTGCTACTAGGTATTTCACACGCATTAATTACCCAAACTCAAATACTTCATCAAACCAGCACACAGAGAGGTTAAGGTCAAAACCTTCCACCACTGACTTTTCCAAGGGCTTTACATAAGACATCTATCTCAAAAGGTAAccccctttcccttccaaaaAGCCCCAACGATCAGCACTCCTGCAGATAGGGAGAGCCCAGCCTCTGCTTCTTTACCACCTGCTGGTTCGAGCTGGTCCCATTTCCCTCACACCTGCCATGCCGGTCAGGCTTCACTCCTTACCTTCCTCCTATCTACAGgcaaaaaatacagagaaatatagatatatatatatttttgctagTTTTTCTCAGGctagcaaacattttttttattattttttttgctatccTTTAGCTAGTCAGACAGCTGGCCTGCTTTCATTGaaccttttctttcaaaaacaatgtATAAGAAGGATCAGCACACAGAACAGGAAATTTTAAACCAAATAGTTGGTTTAGAGATAAGCAGCGGAAAACTGGATCTCAGAATGGGAAATGTTGGACGGCCTAAAAGCATGCCGAGCTTCCTGGCCTGCCTGGAAGAAGCGTGATGCGCTCATTACGGGCTCTGCAAAATTGATGGACTTCTTGAGTGTTCATTTCCTAGTTTCTAAATATTTGGgttctgaaagcaaagaagcaaGTAGTTCTATTGTTGTGTGGATGAttatcattgtttttttgtgatAAAGGGAAAAGTCTGGCGCTGATATAAGTTAGCCCAGATTTCAACTCAGATAGGCCAGTCTGAGCCAGCAAACAGTCTGGTCCTTGTTTGAGGGATATTAAAACTGTCACAGCCTACATCAATGAAAGCTTCACTGCATTTTCATCAATATTAGATCTGGTTTTATGTGTGCCTGTACAACTATTTGATAACAGTTTTATGAAAGAGAATAcaacaaatacttttaaaactgATGCGCACACCTGCAATACCAACTCAGAAACCCCACGGAGCTCCAGCCAGACTCAGCTGCAAGACTTTGGGATTCCCCAGATGCTACACCTGGAGAGGGCCTTGTACCCACGACCACATCTACATAAAGCAGACCAAACCTCAGAGGGATGCCAGTAGaagcagcagtgcaggggatTTGTATCTTCCCTGCTAGGGGCCAACCCACCGCCCAGGGGACTGGCTCAGTGTGCACAGCGCTCAGCCCAGGCCCCTGGGCCACCAGgacagttttcttctgtgagcTTTGGTTCCAGTCACCGACACAAACAAAAGCCGAGCTGCAGCGTGCGACAGGAGCTCCTGTagtgctgctgcagacagcaagctggaagcaaacacacacaagaCGTGTGGATGATGAGGGAAACAAACCGATAGGGGACCAGACCCACGAGCTGTTTGGCAGACAGCCTAAGCTTATCCAGGTCTCAAGTATTGTAGAAGAACAGCCACAAAATTCAGTGTCACACGAGCAAACACTTTTGTTTCAAGTTcacaagataaaataaaacaaaacaaacttgcaAATACCCAGGGCAAGAGTAGCTTTTAAAAGATCACCAGCTCTCATGGTGCTGGTGAGAGCCAGACCAGTACCTGCTCCCAGGAATAAAGTAGTAAGCTGAAAAATTCTCTGTTATATAAAACCTACCTAAACTAAATGGAAACACAGCCTACAGGAGCACCAGCAGGAAAAGGACAAGGTTAAAGGTGAAACTGAATGTCAGGGCCCATTCTGTTTGctcaggttttgtttccttctttgtttttaaataaatactactGCTGGATGAGCACGCTATTCCACACTGCAGCATCCAATGAATCACTTAGCACctgtaactttttcttttccacattttcccATGTTTGTTCTATTATCTAGTCAAAGGCTTGTTCTCTTACCTTAATCACTTCTGGGGCCTGCTGAATCAAAGCTGGAACAGAGTCTCTggaagcagccccagcacagctttTCTGCCCCGGGAGGATGGACTGAGGAGGAGCTGTTAATGTTTCCTGAAGAATCTGCATCACTTCCTTCTCCTTGGACAAGCTTCCCTTGCCTGTCTGGAATTCCACCAGTTCCTGGGCAAAGTCCTCAATGCTTTCCAGAATACGCAGTAAAAGGGCTTTGTCATCTTCCTCCATTTTATGGCCGTTGGTTTCCATGATTTTTGACAGAGGGGAAGTAGGGTCAACAGGTTTACTTTTGGGTTCAAGAGCCAGAGGTAGTACCGGCCTACCCTGCCAACAGGCAGGTTCACTCTCCTTTAGGGGTTCCCTAAAAGTACTCTCCATTTTCTGTGAGAAGCACTCCAAGTCCAGCAGCAGTTTATCTATCTCATCCTTATCTATCTTGCACGTCTGTTCTCCTTTGGAGACATCAGCTTGGGAACCACGTGATACAGGATCTGAAAGCGGCTTTAGAAGTTTCTCAGAAGCACGGGAAAGCTCATTTCCCACCCCAGCATGTTCTGGTTTAACATCAGCACCTACATCTGAACAACCAGAGTGCTGGTAGCTGTGCTCTAAACTCTCCCAATCCCccttctcctttattttccctAATGCTCTTTCCCCATCTGACTCCTCCTCAATGTACAGAGCCTCAGCGGAAGACGTGCAGTCAGAAGGGCTTGTGGCTGGTAACTGAGGTAGAGCACAAGCATCTTTCCCAGCTCTCACACTGCTCTCCTGTGCAATGCCGTGAAGGGAGTTCGAGGTAAAGCTCACAGTACTTGTCTGGATGGACTGAGATGTGCCCGTCACCTCGCTCTGATCGCCTGCTGGTCTGAGAGGAACCGCGCCCGAGGATGGCAGCTGAATAATATCCTCATACCTGGGTGGCTGCTCATCTCCAAATATTGGCGAAAAGGGAGTTTGCTGCAAGCCATGAAAACAGTTAACTAATTCCACCAAGTCACTAGCTTCCTTGTGCCCAGGTGGCTTGAGCTCGAAGGGCAGCTTTTTTAGGTATGAAGAAAATCTCGTCATCAAATTCATATAAATCATTTCTGAATTAGCCAGGGGATCACTGCTGTTCCCTCCACTAACGCTGTCTGCAGATTTCTTTTTGATGCAATGCTTTATTATGTCGGTGCACTTTTTCAGATCCTCTGAGCACTTGAGCAAGATGTCTAAGCACACCTTAATATCTCCACCAGAAGAACCATCCAGCTTGTGCTTTTCCAAAATTTGGGTAATGaagttttcttcagagaaagaatGAGGTGAGAGGGGAACCACAGGATTCATGCTGACTTCTGGAGCATCGTTGCTCTCCTGCCATTTCTCCACAGGTGAGGGACTCTGCAAAAAGCCACAGGGAGGGCAGTTCTCATCATTGCTGAAGTGCCCATAAATCACGTCAAAATCAAATGATCGTCTGCTGAATGATTCTGACCgaactttccttccttttctgtaggCCACGTGACTGGAAGAGTTTTTGACTTTCTCAAAGGAGAACTCCTTTATTTTACCACTGGCAAGATTTATTGCCTCACCAGTAATGTCCTTTAAACTGCTAGAAGCTTGCACTGAAGAGCCCTTTTTGATTCTTGGATTATTTGGGAGGATTTGGTGATAGTCCTCATTTCCAGGCAAGGCAAGCccattttcagaaacaggaatTTTATGGTCTTGGTTGGCATCTTGGACACTGAGCTCAGCGCACACACTGTGGTGGGCGACTATACATGTGACTCCTTGCTTAAACACCTGGCAAGTGCCTGTGCAGTAATGCACAGTGTGCTGGAAGTGCTGGTCTATCACCACGCTGCTGTAGCAGTTCACAGTTGTGACCATAAGCCTGTAGGTTGCTGCCATAGCACGGATCCCACGTGGAAGTGAGGCTTCGAAATTCACCATGAACTTAGCAGGAAGCTCACACCCCCACCCCTACTTTTCACAGCCACGCCAAATTTAACAGAAACATTCAAATGTCAGTTGAAAACATTCAAACCACATGAGAAACTACTGGCTTGGAAAGTCCTAGTGAAGTCTGGAGTGGTATCAGCAGTACAGTTACAACAATTAGTGCAACTTGATTGATGACTTAAGGCAACTTGATTACTGTATTCCACACGGAGAGCTTTGCTGATCAGAGATGCAGCCCGAGCTGCTCTGTTTCTAAGGGTCCAGGTAGAATCTCCAGAAGGCGTCATAAAATTCAGCCGGCTCTCAAGTAGAAGTGAAAGACAATGTTTTTTCTTGGatccttctctgtttttgaGAGAATCATTAAAAGATAGATGATAATCAAGTAGCATGTACAGATAAAAAATCCACAGTATGCTTGTGTGATCCTCTTCTCACACTGGTACGGTAGGtccctacaaaaaaaaaaaacacaggcaaaaGTCATTATGACTTACATGTAACATGCAGCCTTGTCTGACATCAAACAAATGGCATCAGACCTTAACAACCAACATTCAGGCTCGTACGGAGTGCGAGTAGgctgatatttttccttcactcaAATCTACCATATAAGAACACTGCTAAGGAGCTAGCCTATATTTATACACAGGCTGTCTGTGTGTTGCCGTTTTAACAGCTCTATTTTAACCactcattgattttttttttccatactagctttttttcctctccagactGAGCAAAACATTACCTTTAATTCTAATGgagcaaaacattttgatcACGTTGTGAATTTCTGGCTTTCATTTTCCAAGACCCTCTATTGAtaaggaagaaagcagcagagaaaagcgCTCTCAGAATTTCCAAACACTCTGGATtataaaacactgcaaacagCCTGGAGCGAAGCAGATGAACTCTAAGAATGCGTGGCCTTTTGTAGAGGCCACATTGGTTTCCATTAGGCTTTCACCAGGGTCTCTCGGACcatggcaaaatattttaaggcagAATAACTGTTTTTTAGTCTCCTACAACCCATTAATAGGCTGCTGGCATAGACACCAAGAGCAGAATGTAACAACTGTATAGAAGTTAAGGCTGTGAAAACTAGGAATTGAGAATTTTACACTTAATGCAGTTACAGCTGTATTTCCTATCATGATGGTCAAAATTATACCAGAAAGAACAAAGGCTGCTTAACTTTGTTATTAAAAGTTAGGAAACCCCAGACTCA containing:
- the PPP2R3A gene encoding serine/threonine-protein phosphatase 2A regulatory subunit B'' subunit alpha isoform X3, which gives rise to MVNFEASLPRGIRAMAATYRLMVTTVNCYSSVVIDQHFQHTVHYCTGTCQVFKQGVTCIVAHHSVCAELSVQDANQDHKIPVSENGLALPGNEDYHQILPNNPRIKKGSSVQASSSLKDITGEAINLASGKIKEFSFEKVKNSSSHVAYRKGRKVRSESFSRRSFDFDVIYGHFSNDENCPPCGFLQSPSPVEKWQESNDAPEVSMNPVVPLSPHSFSEENFITQILEKHKLDGSSGGDIKVCLDILLKCSEDLKKCTDIIKHCIKKKSADSVSGGNSSDPLANSEMIYMNLMTRFSSYLKKLPFELKPPGHKEASDLVELVNCFHGLQQTPFSPIFGDEQPPRYEDIIQLPSSGAVPLRPAGDQSEVTGTSQSIQTSTVSFTSNSLHGIAQESSVRAGKDACALPQLPATSPSDCTSSAEALYIEEESDGERALGKIKEKGDWESLEHSYQHSGCSDVGADVKPEHAGVGNELSRASEKLLKPLSDPVSRGSQADVSKGEQTCKIDKDEIDKLLLDLECFSQKMESTFREPLKESEPACWQGRPVLPLALEPKSKPVDPTSPLSKIMETNGHKMEEDDKALLLRILESIEDFAQELVEFQTGKGSLSKEKEVMQILQETLTAPPQSILPGQKSCAGAASRDSVPALIQQAPEVIKVQSKQEKKPGTSSPVPLNSVVSPCALLPVNKATSSTPLSINIPRFYFPKGLPNVCTNHEEIIARIEEAFTEFEDEKANICEMGKIAKICGCPLYWKAPMFSASGGERTGCVSVHSFVSLWRKILRNCHDDASRFTYLVAKPSCDYLEQEDFIPLLQDVVETHPGLTFLKDAPEFHSRYITTVIQRIFYTVNRSWSGKITLTELRKSNFLQTLALLEEEDDINQITDYFSYEHFYVIYCKFWELDTDHDLYISQKDLARYSDQALSSRIIERIFSGAVVRGNEIQKEGRMSYADFVWLLISEEDKRSPTSIEYWFRCMDLDGDGVLSMYELEYFYEEQCERMEVMGIEPLPFQDLLCQMLDLVKPEREGRVTLRDLKRCRMAHVFFNTFFNLEKYLDNEQRDPFAVQKDTENDGPEPSDWDRYAAEEYEILVAEESGNDQLQEGSFEEDYETDEVLSPSETGDKSN
- the PPP2R3A gene encoding serine/threonine-protein phosphatase 2A regulatory subunit B'' subunit alpha isoform X4; the encoded protein is MVNFEASLPRGIRAMAATYRLMVTTVNCYSSVVIDQHFQHTVHYCTGTCQVFKQGVTCIVAHHSVCAELSVQDANQDHKIPVSENGLALPGNEDYHQILPNNPRIKKGSSVQASSSLKDITGEAINLASGKIKEFSFEKVKNSSSHVAYRKGRKVRSESFSRRSFDFDVIYGHFSNDENCPPCGFLQSPSPVEKWQESNDAPEVSMNPVVPLSPHSFSEENFITQILEKHKLDGSSGGDIKVCLDILLKCSEDLKKCTDIIKHCIKKKSADSVSGGNSSDPLANSEMIYMNLMTRFSSYLKKLPFELKPPGHKEASDLVELVNCFHGLQQTPFSPIFGDEQPPRYEDIIQLPSSGAVPLRPAGDQSEVTGTSQSIQTSTVSFTSNSLHGIAQESSVRAGKDACALPQLPATSPSDCTSSAEALYIEEESDGERALGKIKEKGDWESLEHSYQHSGCSDVGADVKPEHAGVGNELSRASEKLLKPLSDPVSRGSQADVSKGEQTCKIDKDEIDKLLLDLECFSQKMESTFREPLKESEPACWQGRPVLPLALEPKSKPVDPTSPLSKIMETNGHKMEEDDKALLLRILESIEDFAQELVEFQTGKGSLSKEKEVMQILQETLTAPPQSILPGQKSCAGAASRDSVPALIQQAPEVIKVQSKQEKKPGTSSPVPLNSVVSPCALLPVNKATSSTPLSINIPRFYFPKGLPNVCTNHEEIIARIEEAFTEFEDEKANICEMGKIAKICGCPLYWKAPMFSASGGERTGCVSVHSFVSLWRKILRNCHDDASRFTYLVAKPSCDYLEQEDFIPLLQDVVETHPGLTFLKDAPEFHSRYITTVIQRIFYTVNRSWSGKITLTELRKSNFLQTLALLEEEDDINQITDYFSYEHFYVIYCKFWELDTDHDLYISQKDLARYSDQALSSRIIERIFSGAVVRGNEIQKEGRMSYADFVWLLISEEDKRSPTSIEYWFRCMDLDGDGVLSMYELEYFYEEQCERMEVMGIEPLPFQDLLCQMLDLVKPEREGRVTLRDLKRCRMAHVFFNTFFNLEKYLDNEQRDPFAVQKDTENDGPEPSDWDRYAAEEYEILVAEESGNDQLQEG
- the PPP2R3A gene encoding serine/threonine-protein phosphatase 2A regulatory subunit B'' subunit alpha isoform X2, with amino-acid sequence MVNFEASLPRGIRAMAATYRLMVTTVNCYSSVVIDQHFQHTVHYCTGTCQVFKQGVTCIVAHHSVCAELSVQDANQDHKIPVSENGLALPGNEDYHQILPNNPRIKKGSSVQASSSLKDITGEAINLASGKIKEFSFEKVKNSSSHVAYRKGRKVRSESFSRRSFDFDVIYGHFSNDENCPPCGFLQSPSPVEKWQESNDAPEVSMNPVVPLSPHSFSEENFITQILEKHKLDGSSGGDIKVCLDILLKCSEDLKKCTDIIKHCIKKKSADSVSGGNSSDPLANSEMIYMNLMTRFSSYLKKLPFELKPPGHKEASDLVELVNCFHGLQQTPFSPIFGDEQPPRYEDIIQLPSSGAVPLRPAGDQSEVTGTSQSIQTSTVSFTSNSLHGIAQESSVRAGKDACALPQLPATSPSDCTSSAEALYIEEESDGERALGKIKEKGDWESLEHSYQHSGCSDVGADVKPEHAGVGNELSRASEKLLKPLSDPVSRGSQADVSKGEQTCKIDKDEIDKLLLDLECFSQKMESTFREPLKESEPACWQGRPVLPLALEPKSKPVDPTSPLSKIMETNGHKMEEDDKALLLRILESIEDFAQELVEFQTGKGSLSKEKEVMQILQETLTAPPQSILPGQKSCAGAASRDSVPALIQQAPEVIKVQSKQEKKPGTSSPVPLNSVVSPCALLPVNKATSSTPLSINIPRFYFPKGLPNVCTNHEEIIARIEEAFTEFEDEKANICEMGKIAKICGCPLYWKAPMFSASGGERTGCVSVHSFVSLWRKILRNCHDDASRFTYLVAKPSCDYLEQEDFIPLLQDVVETHPGLTFLKDAPEFHSRYITTVIQRIFYTVNRSWSGKITLTELRKSNFLQTLALLEEEDDINQITDYFSYEHFYVIYCKFWELDTDHDLYISQKDLARYSDQALSSRIIERIFSGAVVRGNEIQKEGRMSYADFVWLLISEEDKRSPTSIEYWFRCMDLDGDGVLSMYELEYFYEEQCERMEVMGIEPLPFQDLLCQMLDLVKPEREGRVTLRDLKRCRMAHVFFNTFFNLEKYLDNEQRDPFAVQKDTENDGPEPSDWDRYAAEEYEILVAEESGNDQLQEGHLLDPWQVAWKEGKAKETLISLYANAQAELLRYLMTSSVRLAAQRSSHGYLCIAHFSVGTSVFLKVPNALQF
- the PPP2R3A gene encoding serine/threonine-protein phosphatase 2A regulatory subunit B'' subunit alpha isoform X1 codes for the protein MVNFEASLPRGIRAMAATYRLMVTTVNCYSSVVIDQHFQHTVHYCTGTCQVFKQGVTCIVAHHSVCAELSVQDANQDHKIPVSENGLALPGNEDYHQILPNNPRIKKGSSVQASSSLKDITGEAINLASGKIKEFSFEKVKNSSSHVAYRKGRKVRSESFSRRSFDFDVIYGHFSNDENCPPCGFLQSPSPVEKWQESNDAPEVSMNPVVPLSPHSFSEENFITQILEKHKLDGSSGGDIKVCLDILLKCSEDLKKCTDIIKHCIKKKSADSVSGGNSSDPLANSEMIYMNLMTRFSSYLKKLPFELKPPGHKEASDLVELVNCFHGLQQTPFSPIFGDEQPPRYEDIIQLPSSGAVPLRPAGDQSEVTGTSQSIQTSTVSFTSNSLHGIAQESSVRAGKDACALPQLPATSPSDCTSSAEALYIEEESDGERALGKIKEKGDWESLEHSYQHSGCSDVGADVKPEHAGVGNELSRASEKLLKPLSDPVSRGSQADVSKGEQTCKIDKDEIDKLLLDLECFSQKMESTFREPLKESEPACWQGRPVLPLALEPKSKPVDPTSPLSKIMETNGHKMEEDDKALLLRILESIEDFAQELVEFQTGKGSLSKEKEVMQILQETLTAPPQSILPGQKSCAGAASRDSVPALIQQAPEVIKVQSKQEKKPGTSSPVPLNSVVSPCALLPVNKATSSTPLSINIPRFYFPKGLPNVCTNHEEIIARIEEAFTEFEDEKANICEMGKIAKICGCPLYWKAPMFSASGGERTGCVSVHSFVSLWRKILRNCHDDASRFTYLVAKPSCDYLEQEDFIPLLQDVVETHPGLTFLKDAPEFHSRYITTVIQRIFYTVNRSWSGKITLTELRKSNFLQTLALLEEEDDINQITDYFSYEHFYVIYCKFWELDTDHDLYISQKDLARYSDQALSSRIIERIFSGAVVRGNEIQKEGRMSYADFVWLLISEEDKRSPTSIEYWFRCMDLDGDGVLSMYELEYFYEEQCERMEVMGIEPLPFQDLLCQMLDLVKPEREGRVTLRDLKRCRMAHVFFNTFFNLEKYLDNEQRDPFAVQKDTENDGPEPSDWDRYAAEEYEILVAEESGNDQLQEGNSTMTQIEAAAEDSICYLPPPFLVVFSNSCACTRTSAGSSTVTEEPAATPLFPATVCWGWAGERTSLARMNCYESSQVNTNQVFVSSFTSLPLLPPAFNSNPVISVMHDTRKEPFHLK